A stretch of the Mustela nigripes isolate SB6536 chromosome X, MUSNIG.SB6536, whole genome shotgun sequence genome encodes the following:
- the ASB12 gene encoding ankyrin repeat and SOCS box protein 12, with the protein MRIVLLQSIRMNLMDITKIFSLLQPDKEEEDTDMGEKQALSQAVYDNDSYTLDQLLCQERYKRFINSRSGWGVPGTPLRLAASYGHLRCLQVLLAHGADVDSLDVKAQTPLFTAVSHGHLNCVRVLLEAGACPGGSIYNNCSPVLTAARDGAAAILQELLGHGAEVNVKAKLPVWASNIASCSGPLYLAAVYGHLDCFRLLLLHGADPNYNCTDQSLLARVPRPRTLLEICLHHNCEPEYIQLLIDFGANMYLPSLSLDLNLQDYKGSALLLQARATPRSLLSQARLVIRRALLQASQPQALDQLDIPPVLISYLKHQL; encoded by the exons ATGAGAATAGTTCTGCTCCAATCAATCAGGATGAACCTCATGGACATCACCAAGATTTTCTCCCTCCTGCAGCCcgacaaggaggaggaggacaccgacatgggggagaagcaggctctcagtcAAGCAGTGTATGACAATGACTCCTATACCTTGGACCAGCTTTTGTGCCAGGAGCGTTACAAACGTTTCATCAACAGTAGAAGTGGTTGGGGTGTTCCTGGGACACCCTTGCGCTTGGCTGCTTCTTATGGCCACCTCAGGTGTTTGCAGGTCCTTCTGGCACATGGTGCTGATGTTGACAGTTTGGATGTCAAGGCACAGACACCACTTTTCACTGCTGTGAGTCATGGCCACCTGAACTGTGTACGTGTGCTTTTGGAAGCTGGTGCCTGTCCTGGTGGTAGCATCTACAACAACTGTTCTCCTGTACTCACAGCTGCCCGTGATGGTGCTGCTGCCATCCTTCAGGAACTCCTGGGCCATGGTGCAGAGGTCAATGTCAAGGCTAAACTACCAGTCTGGGCATCAAACATAGCTTCATGTTCTGGTCCCCTCTATTTGGCTGCAGTCTATGGGCATCTTGACTGTTTTCGTCTGCTTTTGCTTCATGGGGCAGACCCCAATTACAACTGTACTGACCAGAGCCTATTGGCTCGTGTCCCACGGCCCCGCACCCTCCTGGAAATCTGTCTCCACCATAACTGTGAACCAGAATACATCCAGCTGTTAATCGATTTTGGCGCTAATATGTACCTTCCATCTCTCTCGCTGGACCTGAACTTGCAAGATTATAAAGGCAGTGCATTGCTGTTGCAGGCCCGAG CCACTCCTCGGTCACTACTATCACAAGCCCGTTTAGTTATCCGCAGAGCTCTGCTCCAGGCCAGCCAACCACAAGCCCTTGACCAGTTGGATATTCCCCCTGTGTTGATTAGTTACCTCAAACACCAACTGTAA